Sequence from the Amycolatopsis sp. NBC_00345 genome:
GCAGCGCCGGGATCAGCGCCCACGGGCTCGTGTCCGGCCGGGCCTGCAGCGCGATGATGCCGATGCCCAGCGCGAGCAGCGACAGCCCGGCCATCACCAGGTACTTGCCGTTGACCTTGTCCGACGCGCGCCCCACGAACGGCGCCAATATCCCCGACACCAGCGACATCGGCGCGGTCAGCGCCCCGGCCAGGGTCGGGCTCAAGCCGAGCACGGTCTGGATGTAGATGATCAGCGGCAGGAACATGCCGGTCATCGTGAAGCCGACGGTGGCCGCGGTCAGGGTGCCCGCGGAGAAGTTCCGGTTCGCGAACACGTTCAGCGGCACCAGCGGTTCCTTGCGGTTGGCCCGCTGCCACCACACGAACGCGACCAGCAGCACCACCCCGGCGCCGATGATCTCGAACACGGTGATGCCGCCGGACACGGTGCCCCAGTCGTACTGCTGGCCGTTCTGCACGCCGAAGACGATGAGGAACAGCCCCGCCGCCGAGAGCAGGATCCCGAGCACGTCGAACGAGTGCGAGTTCTTCGGCTGCCAGTCCGGCACCAGTGCCATTACCAGCACGATCGCGATGACCCCGATCGGCACGTTGACGTAGAAGATCCACTCCCAGCCGAAGTGGTCCACCAGCACGCCGCCCAGCAGCGGGCCGGCGATCGTGGCCAGCCCGGCGACGCCGCCCCACATGCCCATGGCCGGGCCGCGCTTGGCCGGCGGGAACAGGTGCGTGATGAACGCCAGGGTCTGCGGCGTCATCAGCGCCGCGCCGAGGCCCTGCACCGCGCGGGCGGTGATGAGCATTTCGACGTTGCCGGACATGGCGCACCACAGCGAGGCCCCGGTGAACACCACGAGCCCGGCGAGGAACACCCGCTTCGGCCCGAACCGGTCGCCGAGCCGGCTGGTGAACAGCATCGGCACGGCGTAGGTGAGCAGGTAGACACTGATCACCCAGACGACCGCGTTCAGTCCCGCGTTGAGCTCCCGCAGCATGGCGGGGATCGCGATGGACACGATGGTGGTGTCCAGCAGGATCATGAAGAAGCCGAGGCACAGCGCGCTGAGCGCGGCCCAGGGATTAGCTTGTCTTGCGTTCATGACTTTCCTTGGTAACGAGGCTGAGTGTGTTCGTGGTGTCCTGGAACGGGATGCGGCCGGAGGACAGGTCGGCGAGCAGTTGTTCGGCCCACTCGAGCTCGAAGGCCCGCTGGGCGGCGAGGTAACGGAAGTCGAGCCAGTAGATCTCCGGGGTGCCGTCGTCCTGGATGCGCTTGAGGACCACCTGGTCGGAGGCGACGCCGGCCCGCAGCCGGGTGACGCGGTGCTCCAGCTCCGCCAGCGCGATGTCCGCGCCGAGGTCGTCGATCACGCCCAGCCCGCTGAGGAACTGCGGGTACTCCTGCACGACGTCGCCGAGCATTTCGCGGGCCCGCTGCTGGAAGGCGTCCTTGCCCGGCGTGGTCATCGCGTACACCGTCCGCTCCGGGCGGCGCCCGTCGCGCTGGGTGTTGACGACCTCGACGAATCCGTTCTGCTGCAAGCGTTCCACCGTGTGGTAGAGCGAGCCGGCCTTGAGCTTGACCCGGTTGTCGACGTACCGCTCGCGCATCAGCTGCGCCATCTCGTACGGGTGCATGGGCTTCTCGTGCAGAAGCTCCAGCACAGCGACGCCCATCGGGGTCAGTTTCGCCGCGGCCATGCTCGGTGATCCCTTCAGTTGGCCCAAGTCGGTTATTCCACGTGGACTATACGACTCAGAGTAGCCGTGGTCCAGTGTGATCTGCGCTGGTGAGCGCCCTGTCGCTGTCGGTGACAACAGCCGGTGATGATGGTGTCGAGAGTACGAGGGGGGACCGACAAAAACGGATCGCCGGCTGACGGGGTGGGTGACGACGGGCCGGACACGGAAAACCCCGCCGCGCCCGAGGAGGCGACGGCGGGGTTTCTGAACCGGCCGGAAAATCGGCCCGGAGTCAGTCCTTGGAACCAGCGGTCTCCGCGACCGGCTTGCGGGACCGGAGGCCGCGGAGCGAGTACCAGCCCGCGATGCCCGTGCCGACGGTCAGGGCCGCCGCGCTCAGGCCCAGTGACCAGTGCACGCCCACCGCCGCGCCGAGCAGGCCGACGGTGAAGCCGCTGCCCGCGCGCAGGCCGCTCGCGGAAACGTTGTAGACCCCGATGACGCGGCCGCGGTCGGCGGGTTTCGCGAGCAACTGCACGACGGTCTGGCCGATCGACATCGACGCCAGGTTGGCCACCCCGCCGATGACCAGCAGGGCCAGCGCGACCGGATAGCTGGCCGTCATCGCGAAGAACAGGCTCGACAGGCCGTAGACCGCGGTGCTCACCACGGCCGCCTTCACGCTCGGTTTGATCTTGCCGGTCGCTTCGAGCAGGATGCCGCCGATCACGCCGCCCGCGCCGTTCGCGAAGAGCAGGACGCCGTAGGCCGTGCCCGCGTTCCCCGCGCCGAGGTCCTGGGCGAAGATCGGCATCGAGGTCTGCAGCGAGGCGCCCACGAAAAACGCCCCGAGGCCCGCGAGCACGATCATGCCGATCATCGTCGGGTCGGCCTTGACCTCGCGCAGCACCCGGATCGAGTCGAGCAGCCCCACTCGCTGCCGTTTCACCCCGCCGTCGCGGGTGTGGCCGGTGAACTTGGTGCGGAACAGGAAGATCGTCAACGGCAGGTAGAACGCGACGTTCGCGAAGATCCCGGCCACCGGCCCCAGCCCGAGCAGCAGCGCCGAGCCGACCACCGGGCCGAACAGGATGCCGAGGCTGCGGAAGGTGGCGTTGAGCCGCACCGCGCTCGGCAGCTCCTCCGGGCCCACGAAGTCGTGCAGCATCAGCTGTTCGCCCGGTCCCCAGACCGCGCCCGCGCAGCCGTGCAGCACCAGCAGCACGCAGGCTTCCCACACTTGCAGTGAGCCGGTCAGGAAGAGCACGCCCCACGCCACCGAAACGGCCATGAACAGCACCTGCGCCGCCTGGATGATCCGGCGGCAGTCGTGCCGGTCGGCCAGCGAGCCGAAGTACACCGAGAACAGCAGGAACGGCACCCAGTGGCTGATCACCTCGAACCCGGCGAGCGCGGGCGAGTGGAACTTCTCCCACAGCACCCAGTAGGTGATGACGTGCTCGATGTTGTCGGCCATCATGGCCAGCGCGGTGCCGAACAGGTACGGACGGCAGTCCTTGTTGTAGAGCGCGGCGAATTTACGCGGCCGCGGTCCCGGCGCCGTTGCTGCCTCAACGGCCTCAGGCACGTGTCCGGGCACGCCGCAGGCGACACACACAGTTACCCCCTTCGCCGGCGCCGGGCGCCGGGACGGATTCGAAAGTACTTCCCCCGGGTAAACGCTAGACGAGACGTTGCGTCTTGTCTAGAAGTCAGTACACTTCCCCGGCGTGGGAGAGATCACGATTCCGGACGAACCGGCCCTCGGGCGCCGTCATCACGGCAACCGGCACGGGCGCAGCGAGCAGGCCCGGCACGCCGTGCTCAACGCGGCTGACGACCTGCTGGTGGAGCTCGGGTTCGCGGGCCTCACCATGGAGAAGATCGCGGTGCGGGCCGGCGTCGCCAAGCAGACCATCTACCGCTGGTGGCCGTCCAAAGTGGACATCCTGCTGGA
This genomic interval carries:
- a CDS encoding DHA2 family efflux MFS transporter permease subunit; its protein translation is MNARQANPWAALSALCLGFFMILLDTTIVSIAIPAMLRELNAGLNAVVWVISVYLLTYAVPMLFTSRLGDRFGPKRVFLAGLVVFTGASLWCAMSGNVEMLITARAVQGLGAALMTPQTLAFITHLFPPAKRGPAMGMWGGVAGLATIAGPLLGGVLVDHFGWEWIFYVNVPIGVIAIVLVMALVPDWQPKNSHSFDVLGILLSAAGLFLIVFGVQNGQQYDWGTVSGGITVFEIIGAGVVLLVAFVWWQRANRKEPLVPLNVFANRNFSAGTLTAATVGFTMTGMFLPLIIYIQTVLGLSPTLAGALTAPMSLVSGILAPFVGRASDKVNGKYLVMAGLSLLALGIGIIALQARPDTSPWALIPALLVCGLGIGCIFSPMSNLTMSAVEPRLTGTASGIFNTARQVGGVLGSAAIGVLLQARISASIADEANAAAAQLPEPYRAPFAEGIAHAAASTGEFGSSSGPAPIPGLPADLAAQAGRLATEAVHNGLTDAARTTLILPIAVLLLGVVSAAVMRRARPPRQHTPTPTQESEAPAAA
- a CDS encoding PadR family transcriptional regulator, producing the protein MAAAKLTPMGVAVLELLHEKPMHPYEMAQLMRERYVDNRVKLKAGSLYHTVERLQQNGFVEVVNTQRDGRRPERTVYAMTTPGKDAFQQRAREMLGDVVQEYPQFLSGLGVIDDLGADIALAELEHRVTRLRAGVASDQVVLKRIQDDGTPEIYWLDFRYLAAQRAFELEWAEQLLADLSSGRIPFQDTTNTLSLVTKESHERKTS
- a CDS encoding MFS transporter, which gives rise to MPEAVEAATAPGPRPRKFAALYNKDCRPYLFGTALAMMADNIEHVITYWVLWEKFHSPALAGFEVISHWVPFLLFSVYFGSLADRHDCRRIIQAAQVLFMAVSVAWGVLFLTGSLQVWEACVLLVLHGCAGAVWGPGEQLMLHDFVGPEELPSAVRLNATFRSLGILFGPVVGSALLLGLGPVAGIFANVAFYLPLTIFLFRTKFTGHTRDGGVKRQRVGLLDSIRVLREVKADPTMIGMIVLAGLGAFFVGASLQTSMPIFAQDLGAGNAGTAYGVLLFANGAGGVIGGILLEATGKIKPSVKAAVVSTAVYGLSSLFFAMTASYPVALALLVIGGVANLASMSIGQTVVQLLAKPADRGRVIGVYNVSASGLRAGSGFTVGLLGAAVGVHWSLGLSAAALTVGTGIAGWYSLRGLRSRKPVAETAGSKD